One window of Tachysurus vachellii isolate PV-2020 chromosome 21, HZAU_Pvac_v1, whole genome shotgun sequence genomic DNA carries:
- the gmpr gene encoding GMP reductase 1, translating to MPRVDSDIKLDFKDVLLRPKRSSLKSRSEVDLQRTFTFRNSKHTYNGIPIIAANMDTTGTFEVAQVMSKHTLFTAIHKHYSVEEWKSFASNHPECLEHVAASSGSGQSDLEKLCSILEAVPLIKYICLDVANGYSEHFVEFVKTVRGKFPNHTIMAGNVVTGEMVEELILSGADIIKVGIGPGSVCTTRIKTGVGYPQLSAVIECADSAHGLKGHIISDGGCSCPGDVAKAFGAGADFVMLGGMLAGHDQCAGEVIEKDGKKFKLFYGMSSDTAMKKYVGGVAEYRASEGRTVQVPYKGDVEDTIRDIMGGLRSTCTYVGAAKLKELSRRTTFIRVTQQSSQMFT from the exons GTGGACCTGCAGAGGACTTTCACATTCCGCAACTCAAAGCATACATACAATGGCATCCCAATCATTGCTGCTAACATGGACACTACAGGTACTTTTGAGGTGGCCCAGGTAATGAGCAAG CATACTCTCTTCACCGCCATCCACAAACATTACTCTGTGGAAGAATGGAAGTCATTTGCATCCAATCATCCAGAGTGCCTGGAg CATGTGGCTGCAAGCTCAGGCAGTGGGCAATCAGATCTGGAGAAACTATGCAGCATTCTGGAAGCCGTTCCACTCATTAAGTACATCTGCCTGGATGTGGCCAATGGATATTCCGAGCATTTTGTGGAGTTTGTCAAAACAGTCCGGGGGAAGTTCCCTAACCACACCATTATG GCTGGGAATGTAGTGACTGGAGAAATGGTGGAAGAGCTCATTCTTTCTGGAGCCGACATCATCAAAGTGGGCATCGGTCCAG GTTCTGTATGTACCACCCGCATCAAGACCGGCGTGGGCTACCCTCAGTTAAGTGCTGTTATTGAGTGTGCGGATTCTGCTCATGGACTCAAAGGACACATCATCTCT gatGGAGGCTGCAGTTGTCCAGGAGATGTTGCAAAAGCCTTTG GCGCAGGGGCAGATTTCGTCATGCTAGGAGGAATGCTAGCAGGGCATGACCAATGTGCCGGTGAAGTCATCGAAAAGGATGGAAAGAAGTTTAAGCTGTTTTATGGCATGAGCTCAGACACAGCCATGAAAAAATATGTTGGTGGTGTGGCAGAATACAG GGCGTCCGAGGGCCGGACCGTTCAGGTCCCCTATAAAGGTGATGTGGAGGACACCATCAGAGACATCATGGGTGGTCTGCGCTCCACTTGCACATATGTAGGAGCTGCCAAACTCAAAGAGCTCAGCCGCAGGACCACATTCATCAGAGTTACACAGCAATCGAGCCAAATGTTCACCTAA